Proteins encoded together in one Cyanobacterium sp. T60_A2020_053 window:
- a CDS encoding TerB family tellurite resistance protein, giving the protein MNQADKTKQLMKIVIGAAWIDGIIQEEEREYLKKMAQEKGLNDDPEIKSLLSEIKSVSHQECYTWLEEYLGQNHQKKDYQNLLEAISGLVYSDGNIDVQEARLLNQIENFDPENQTPQSIFTYLLSSVKKIYRKAL; this is encoded by the coding sequence ATGAATCAAGCAGACAAAACTAAACAGCTAATGAAAATTGTCATTGGTGCCGCTTGGATAGATGGCATTATCCAAGAAGAAGAAAGAGAATATCTCAAAAAAATGGCACAAGAAAAGGGCTTAAATGATGACCCAGAAATTAAAAGTTTACTATCAGAAATTAAATCTGTTTCTCACCAAGAATGTTACACATGGTTAGAGGAATATTTAGGTCAAAATCATCAAAAAAAAGACTATCAAAATTTATTAGAAGCGATTAGTGGTCTAGTCTATAGCGATGGTAATATTGATGTTCAAGAAGCAAGATTATTAAATCAAATTGAAAATTTTGACCCTGAAAATCAAACACCACAATCTATTTTTACTTATCTATTAAGTTCTGTGAAAAAAATTTACCGTAAAGCTCTTTAA